gcaatgagaAATCTATAATATTGCCTAAGTATTGTAAAAGTTGTTATGTTACATTGTTGTATTACATTTCAATTAATGGCTACTACCCTCAGAAAACCAGTGGTGTGATGAGATTTCGATAAACATAATCGTATcgaaaatgtcaaaatgtatATGGAAAATTAATAGTTTCTTTATGGCAGAGGTGTTGTTCATTTCCCGTATAAATTACATTCACGCAATAAACTCATGATAACCTCACtaatatattagtaattaGTTACAGTGCATGTGTTTAGATGTCAAAGTAATAGTAGGTGCATTAGACTTCGCTCTGGTATGGCACACCACTATCTACTTCGTAAATACCttctttattgtgtacttcaACACTGTCATTGAGAATCTCGATTAGTCTGTCCGTCCCGACCATACGCGGAGCGGGGCTTTCGGGGTAATCGGGTCTTTTATCGTAGTCCTCATCGTTGTGTTTGTGCCGAGAAGGCAGAATGAAAATACCAGCTCGTATCCCTGCTTTCTCTTCTTTAACTTCTGTCATGCTCTTGTTGACGTCCGCTGACTCGCCTGTAGCGCATTGTCGTCGTTGCAAGTCGCTTATATCATATTGATGATATTCCGACTTATGACGTTCGCGAACGAACATGCAGTATGCAATCCACGCGACCACCAATGCCGCCTGCGACattcaataaatgtttacGCAATTGCATTATCATCAAACTATAGATTTTAGTTAACAATGAACTTACCAAGACTACTGCACAGATGAAACCTGCTATGTCAGCGcccatttatattaatatgtttatttttatcacttgGAAAGTCTGAGGCGAGGAGCAAACGAGGTTAGATTGGTACACCGCAGCTTGCGATCGGTCCACTCGCCGCATTCAATTAGTGTCAGTTGTAACTCTTTTAGTTCGTGATGTCATCGAGCACGGAGTCTTCAATGAGCCTACGACATATTTTGATATGATTAAAGTACTAGACCGTAAGTACGTCTATATGTGGTAGTTTTTTACCCGATACTACGTTATAAATTACGtaggtaagtattttgttACTTGTATTGCAATGAGCCGCATAATAGCCCCATTGTTAGTATGAATGACATTCACTGAATATACTTActtgataaatataagtaggtatctgTGGGCTCTCTCGGTATCACTTTACAAAGAACAGAACTCACACATATGCAAAATTCCAAACAATGTAATTTtgcaaatgtaattaatatattcacTTGTTTTTGTTAGTGTCGTGAATGTTTTGAATGAATGTGCGCTGGACTTTGTCTGCTCAGGACTTGATATCAGATTTTGCTATTGATGCTGTATGAACATTTGGGGAGGAGAGATTTTTAGTACCTAATGAACTTTATGCAGTCAGTTCCATCGCGGTTACACTTCACTTTACTTAATCTCCATTTGTCCCGATAAGATTGGTAGTTGTAAAAACAactatgatatatataattaaaataataaacgagCGAGCCACCATTTCATTTCCCGTCTGTGCCTTGTGATACTACTCACCTCTGGTATAGGTAGTATGAACTATGTAAAAATTTTCAGACTAGTAAATAGgtcaaaaaagttttataccTTTACATATCACAcagtcataattttaaaaaagaataattaaagCTTAATTATTGTCTCTACCAAAGGTTTATACATAGTAATGTTACAGGTTACAGATATGCATAAGTAGATAGTAGAACAGGTACCTACGTAATAACACATCTAACACATCCCGTCAATATCAACGGGGCAATAGCTGTGTTAATATGTACCTGTTCGTGTATCTACTTATGCTCATATACTTCAATTTACCTTTGCCTTGACCTCAAATGGTCTGCCGAAACAGGTCGCACCTCACCCACAGGAAATCGGGTTGTTATGTCGTGGTCCAGTTGTGGACAATTGGTCATGTCGTTTAATCTGAACCCCTCGGAATGTTAACTGGCAATGCTTTCTATCGCAAACACTCAACcgaacattatttatttatgtgatgttattacaaaaaaaatttaaacatccACAGTCAACCAACAGAGTAATGTGTAGAAAGTTGCGGGAagtgcaaaattaaaaactaggTAAGtacgttataaaaaatattattatgacgtacaagtacctacctatatacataatatcagTTACATAGTTTAGTTCgtctttttcaaattcaaattcaaaattctttattcaatttaggataatatacatcacttattgacgtcaaaaattaacttaattaactaaattaacaaaaattaattaaaactaagtctactgtcggcttccaaagcgcaggtgaagaagaagcggcgcaacaaacttcaccgcagccttttctccaaggacgtcaattaacaaatataggtcttatacatatattaaaaattaggaggacgaatttacatcattattaaaaatgtcaaaattttaatgaataaataaaataaaagttgaatttccaataaaattattgaaaattgtcacacaaaatacatatatatatatagtcataaat
This genomic interval from Plodia interpunctella isolate USDA-ARS_2022_Savannah chromosome 18, ilPloInte3.2, whole genome shotgun sequence contains the following:
- the LOC128677674 gene encoding uncharacterized protein LOC128677674 codes for the protein MGADIAGFICAVVLAALVVAWIAYCMFVRERHKSEYHQYDISDLQRRQCATGESADVNKSMTEVKEEKAGIRAGIFILPSRHKHNDEDYDKRPDYPESPAPRMVGTDRLIEILNDSVEVHNKEGIYEVDSGVPYQSEV